From the Selenomonas timonae genome, one window contains:
- the rsgA gene encoding ribosome small subunit-dependent GTPase A, producing the protein MVAEQGRILKVYNNVLHVATEDHMILCKLRGRVKKGRSELTPVPGDIVSLERISSDEGVIERIEARTNLLQRPRVANLTQIVVTVAAALPDPHPLVVSRFLVLAERSGIKKIALCVNKMDLCQGTPEDVLAAYEAAGYPVLRVSAEQGTGLRELHERLAGEITVFAGPSGAGKSSLLNALDPSLALLTGVVSEKIGRGRHTTRRAELLPFAGGYVVDTPGFTQQELTEIAPEELAACFPEFARHASCRFAPCSHSHEPSCAVKAAAETGELSRERYDAYIALLDELKLKRK; encoded by the coding sequence ATGGTGGCGGAGCAGGGACGTATCCTAAAGGTCTATAACAATGTACTCCATGTCGCGACAGAGGATCATATGATCCTCTGCAAGCTGCGCGGCAGGGTGAAGAAGGGGCGCAGCGAGCTGACGCCTGTCCCCGGTGACATCGTTTCACTTGAACGCATATCATCCGATGAGGGCGTGATCGAGCGCATTGAGGCGCGCACGAACCTCTTGCAGAGACCACGCGTGGCGAACCTTACGCAGATCGTTGTCACCGTCGCGGCGGCATTGCCGGATCCGCACCCACTCGTTGTGAGCCGCTTCCTCGTGCTCGCAGAACGCTCGGGCATCAAGAAAATCGCTCTTTGTGTGAACAAGATGGATCTCTGTCAGGGAACACCGGAGGACGTTCTTGCGGCATACGAGGCAGCGGGCTATCCCGTTCTGCGCGTCTCGGCGGAGCAGGGGACGGGACTGCGTGAGCTGCACGAGCGCCTTGCGGGCGAGATCACCGTGTTTGCGGGACCCTCGGGGGCGGGGAAGTCCTCCCTGCTGAATGCGCTCGACCCATCGCTTGCCCTTCTGACGGGAGTGGTCAGCGAGAAGATCGGGCGCGGGCGCCACACGACGCGCCGCGCTGAACTGCTCCCGTTTGCAGGGGGCTATGTGGTCGATACGCCGGGCTTTACACAGCAGGAGCTGACGGAGATCGCGCCCGAGGAGCTCGCGGCGTGCTTTCCGGAGTTTGCCCGCCATGCGAGCTGCCGCTTCGCACCGTGCAGTCACAGCCACGAGCCGTCCTGCGCCGTCAAGGCGGCTGCAGAGACAGGAGAACTTTCACGCGAGCGGTATGATGCCTACATCGCACTGCTCGATGAACTAAAATTGAAAAGAAAATAG
- the queC gene encoding 7-cyano-7-deazaguanine synthase QueC: protein MGEKAVILLSGGLDSCTCMAVARAAGYELYPISFDYHQRHDRELDCAKRIAAHYHVAEHLIIETNMNAIGGSALTDDSIAVPAGDADRTEIPVTYVPARNLIFLSYALAFAERVGATHLYIGVNSVDYSGYPDCRPEFIAAFQAAADAATAAATERGRRIVVETPLQHLSKGEIVRLGTELGAPYELTTSCYRGGAEACGVCDSCVLRLRGFAEAGRRDPIPYAAGVR, encoded by the coding sequence ATGGGGGAAAAAGCAGTAATCCTGCTCTCGGGCGGGCTCGACAGCTGTACCTGCATGGCGGTTGCGCGCGCAGCGGGCTATGAACTCTATCCGATCAGCTTCGACTATCATCAGCGGCATGACCGCGAACTGGACTGTGCAAAGCGGATTGCTGCACACTATCATGTCGCGGAACATCTCATCATTGAGACAAATATGAATGCAATCGGCGGCTCTGCGCTGACGGACGACAGCATCGCAGTGCCCGCGGGGGATGCAGACCGCACGGAGATTCCCGTCACCTATGTTCCTGCGCGCAATCTCATCTTTCTGAGCTATGCACTTGCTTTTGCGGAGCGCGTAGGGGCGACTCATCTCTACATCGGCGTAAACTCTGTGGACTACTCAGGCTATCCCGACTGTCGCCCCGAATTCATCGCCGCATTTCAGGCGGCGGCGGATGCGGCGACGGCAGCTGCCACCGAGCGTGGACGGCGCATTGTTGTCGAGACGCCGCTGCAGCATCTCTCGAAGGGAGAGATCGTGCGTCTCGGTACTGAGCTCGGCGCACCGTACGAACTGACGACAAGCTGCTATCGCGGCGGTGCGGAGGCGTGCGGCGTCTGTGACAGCTGTGTCCTGCGTCTGCGCGGCTTTGCCGAGGCGGGACGGCGCGACCCGATCCCGTATGCGGCAGGAGTACGATGA
- the folE2 gene encoding GTP cyclohydrolase FolE2 → MLDVQNREDERGIAIQRVGVKEVRLPFLIKKQAGGYQQVLARIAFTVSLPMEFKGTHMSRFLEILLPWSEKPLAEEEMDAMLTEALDRLHAEAAEVSLAFTYFLEKKAPVSGRTSLLDVDASFTGRKRCGEPMQFELGLAMPFTSLCPCSKEISAYGAHNQRSTARVRLRYREGVPCIYIEDLAELLERQGSAPIYPLLKRADEKYVTEAAYENPKFVEDILRDTVLALRKLPGLAYFSLECENEESIHSHNAFAAHEEYLNE, encoded by the coding sequence ATGCTGGATGTACAGAACCGCGAGGATGAACGTGGCATTGCGATTCAACGCGTCGGCGTCAAGGAAGTGCGTCTGCCCTTCCTCATCAAGAAGCAGGCGGGCGGCTATCAGCAGGTACTTGCGCGCATCGCGTTCACCGTCTCCCTGCCGATGGAATTCAAGGGGACGCATATGAGCCGCTTCCTCGAGATCCTCCTGCCGTGGAGCGAGAAACCGCTCGCCGAGGAGGAGATGGACGCCATGCTCACGGAGGCATTGGATCGTCTTCATGCAGAGGCGGCTGAGGTATCGCTTGCCTTTACCTATTTTCTTGAAAAAAAGGCGCCCGTCAGTGGGCGCACGTCGCTGCTCGATGTGGACGCTTCCTTTACGGGGCGCAAACGGTGCGGCGAGCCGATGCAGTTTGAACTCGGACTAGCAATGCCGTTCACCTCGCTCTGCCCGTGCAGCAAGGAGATCTCCGCCTACGGGGCGCACAATCAGCGATCCACGGCGCGCGTGCGGCTCAGGTATCGCGAGGGGGTGCCGTGTATCTACATCGAGGATCTGGCAGAACTTCTCGAACGACAGGGATCTGCGCCGATCTATCCGCTGCTCAAGCGTGCGGATGAGAAGTATGTCACCGAAGCGGCATATGAGAATCCGAAATTCGTTGAGGACATCCTGCGCGATACAGTGCTCGCACTGCGCAAGCTGCCCGGGCTTGCATATTTCTCACTGGAATGCGAGAATGAGGAGTCCATCCACAGCCACAATGCCTTTGCGGCGCATGAAGAGTATTTGAACGAGTAG
- a CDS encoding TonB-dependent receptor — translation MNFKSVLGGGTLALASAVILPTAAYAADAVHADDFQTYDLGEVEVVGQRAEEPQTQPVTEPVTESYAGGQVARKSQLGVLGERDFMETPFNVLSFTEEHIQNRQAQTIQDLIADDPAVQESSGSSASNMWTVRGMELQGGDIAFNGLYNIAPNYTNSLNAVERVDILKGPGALLYGMAPNGGVGGSINLVPKRAKDEPIRRFTLSYGNGSQFGQSVDVGERFGKNKEYGVRINLTHRNGSTTFDREKQETTGAAIALDMRRNKWRASLDAGYLHREFKNETTSLRMSNAMVAAYGSIPKSPSSKLNLGEDGTFLDAKERYALLRADYDFDENWSAYAAAGLRHSEQDYTYNVFRLTGTDGTARVINYAFPRESRANTQEIGTKGKFQTGDLAHEMTVAYNRTHWTAYTNTKTLNAYNTNLYNIVWQGVQGYTGLSLPKTGESTLSGLAITDVITVPNERWQFILGARYQKIKTESFSRTTGLRSASYNEAAWSPAYAILFKATPKISLYATYMQGLQEGGTADRWSLNAGEVFAPIKTKSTEAGVKFDLGKFATALSIYELQKPTTIDDYVTSSTYYQRQVDYTSRGLEISFFGEPRTGTRVLGGLTWIDARYGQENYNGNTLEGVANKKFVMSVEQDVHGVPGLSVSTRFLYTGSAYYDPNNVLRVAPWFRMDLGTRYSFHMGTMPVTVRLDVNNVLDRRYWQATGGGYRVNLGEHRNFMLSVTADF, via the coding sequence ATGAACTTTAAGTCTGTCCTCGGGGGGGGGACACTTGCACTTGCTAGCGCGGTCATACTGCCAACAGCAGCATATGCAGCGGATGCGGTGCATGCGGATGATTTTCAGACCTATGATCTCGGCGAGGTCGAGGTCGTCGGTCAGCGCGCGGAGGAGCCGCAGACGCAGCCGGTCACGGAGCCGGTTACGGAATCGTATGCGGGCGGACAGGTTGCGCGCAAATCGCAGCTCGGTGTCCTCGGCGAGCGCGACTTTATGGAGACGCCGTTCAATGTGCTGAGCTTCACGGAGGAGCACATTCAGAATCGGCAGGCGCAGACCATACAGGATCTTATCGCTGACGATCCTGCGGTACAGGAATCCTCGGGTTCATCTGCAAGTAACATGTGGACAGTGCGTGGGATGGAGCTGCAGGGTGGCGACATTGCATTTAACGGGCTATACAATATCGCGCCAAACTATACGAACAGCCTCAATGCAGTGGAGCGTGTCGATATCCTCAAGGGACCAGGTGCACTCCTCTACGGCATGGCGCCAAACGGTGGTGTTGGAGGATCGATCAATCTCGTGCCGAAGCGCGCTAAGGATGAGCCGATCCGCCGCTTTACGCTCTCCTATGGGAACGGCAGCCAGTTCGGTCAGAGCGTGGATGTCGGTGAGCGCTTCGGCAAGAACAAGGAATACGGTGTACGCATCAACCTTACGCATCGCAACGGATCGACCACATTCGACCGTGAGAAGCAGGAGACAACGGGCGCTGCGATCGCTCTCGATATGCGCAGGAACAAGTGGCGTGCCTCGCTCGATGCGGGGTATCTGCATCGCGAGTTCAAGAACGAGACAACTTCTCTGCGTATGTCGAATGCTATGGTCGCAGCGTACGGGTCGATTCCAAAGTCACCTTCTTCTAAATTGAATCTCGGAGAGGATGGCACCTTCCTCGATGCCAAGGAGCGCTATGCCCTTCTGCGTGCGGACTATGATTTTGATGAGAACTGGTCTGCATATGCGGCGGCAGGACTGCGCCACAGTGAGCAGGATTATACCTACAACGTATTTCGCCTGACGGGAACCGATGGCACGGCGCGTGTCATTAACTATGCGTTCCCTAGAGAAAGCAGGGCGAATACGCAGGAAATCGGTACGAAGGGAAAGTTCCAAACTGGCGATCTCGCACACGAGATGACCGTTGCATATAACCGTACGCACTGGACAGCGTATACGAATACGAAGACGCTCAATGCATACAATACAAATCTATATAATATTGTATGGCAGGGCGTACAGGGCTATACGGGGCTGTCTCTGCCCAAGACGGGAGAATCCACCCTTTCGGGGCTTGCGATTACCGATGTCATCACCGTACCAAATGAGCGGTGGCAGTTCATCCTCGGGGCGCGCTATCAGAAGATCAAGACGGAGAGCTTCAGCCGTACCACGGGGCTGCGGTCAGCAAGTTACAATGAGGCGGCTTGGAGTCCTGCCTATGCCATCCTCTTTAAGGCAACGCCGAAGATCTCCCTCTACGCGACCTATATGCAGGGACTGCAGGAGGGCGGTACGGCGGACAGATGGTCTCTCAATGCCGGTGAGGTGTTTGCGCCGATCAAGACGAAGTCCACGGAGGCGGGCGTCAAATTTGACCTCGGAAAATTTGCAACCGCTCTCAGCATCTATGAGCTGCAGAAGCCAACTACGATTGATGACTATGTTACCTCGAGCACATATTATCAGCGTCAGGTGGACTATACGAGCCGTGGACTTGAGATTTCGTTCTTTGGTGAGCCGCGCACGGGTACGCGCGTACTTGGCGGTCTGACATGGATCGACGCTCGTTATGGTCAGGAAAATTATAACGGTAATACATTGGAAGGCGTTGCAAACAAGAAATTTGTTATGAGTGTGGAACAGGATGTGCACGGTGTTCCCGGGCTTTCGGTTTCCACTCGATTCCTCTACACAGGATCGGCATATTACGATCCGAACAATGTGCTGCGCGTAGCACCGTGGTTCCGCATGGATCTGGGGACGCGCTATTCCTTCCATATGGGAACGATGCCTGTTACAGTTCGGCTCGATGTGAATAACGTACTCGATCGTCGTTATTGGCAGGCAACGGGCGGCGGCTATCGCGTCAATCTTGGCGAGCACCGGAACTTCATGCTCTCCGTTACGGCAGATTTCTAA
- a CDS encoding lysylphosphatidylglycerol synthase transmembrane domain-containing protein — translation MSKFARRFLFLFVLVVGISAAVIYTTVDINTLHNLTRFHPWSLLLALFAVGLGMFFDGSRLMHLVKISNEKITLYQAVQVIFGNYFLALLTPGATGGAVAQVMFLRHAGVPTGKAAVLVIVRTLLSIFFLALCMPFIFLHDEGIVPGISNDVLMAVTLAAFVGIVLIVVGARRGYLDYLVVWIARRLRDKKRHQLFGLYRDTKSAISLLLGAPRQMLVVFAESGLNLLCIYAVVPCLLLGLGVTDADWYTVMGRIIFLNMLLYFSPTPGGSGIAEGGFVLLFAATVPAGTVGIVAVCWRLIAEYLPFLIGFYYTVTVFGREFLRRY, via the coding sequence ATGAGCAAATTTGCGCGGCGCTTCCTCTTTCTTTTTGTGCTTGTTGTTGGTATATCTGCTGCGGTCATCTACACGACTGTGGACATCAATACTCTCCACAATCTGACGCGTTTTCATCCGTGGTCGCTGCTGCTGGCGCTCTTCGCCGTCGGGCTTGGGATGTTCTTCGACGGCAGCCGACTCATGCATCTCGTGAAGATTTCCAACGAAAAAATCACACTGTACCAAGCGGTACAGGTGATCTTCGGCAATTATTTCCTCGCGCTCCTCACTCCAGGGGCGACGGGCGGCGCTGTCGCACAGGTCATGTTCCTGCGCCATGCGGGCGTCCCCACGGGTAAGGCTGCTGTTCTCGTCATTGTGCGGACGCTGCTCTCGATCTTCTTTCTCGCGCTCTGTATGCCGTTCATCTTCCTGCACGATGAGGGGATTGTGCCGGGGATATCGAATGATGTCCTCATGGCGGTCACGCTTGCCGCATTCGTCGGCATCGTCCTTATCGTCGTCGGTGCGCGGCGTGGCTACCTCGACTATCTCGTCGTCTGGATCGCGCGTCGCCTGCGCGACAAGAAGCGGCATCAGCTCTTCGGACTCTACCGCGATACAAAGAGCGCAATCTCGCTCCTCCTCGGCGCGCCTCGTCAGATGCTCGTCGTCTTCGCCGAGTCGGGGCTGAACCTCCTCTGTATCTACGCCGTCGTGCCGTGCCTCCTGCTCGGACTCGGCGTTACGGATGCCGACTGGTACACTGTTATGGGGCGCATTATCTTCCTCAATATGCTCCTCTACTTCAGCCCAACGCCGGGCGGCTCCGGCATTGCCGAGGGCGGCTTCGTCCTCCTCTTTGCCGCGACCGTCCCCGCAGGCACTGTCGGGATTGTTGCCGTCTGCTGGCGCCTCATCGCCGAATACCTCCCGTTCCTCATTGGATTCTACTACACCGTTACCGTGTTCGGACGCGAATTTTTGCGACGGTATTAG
- the pknB gene encoding Stk1 family PASTA domain-containing Ser/Thr kinase, with amino-acid sequence MVERVLDGRYALEMLVGSGGMADVYRAKDQLLERTVAVKILHQQYENDTEFIARFQREAKAAARITHPNIVNVFDVGVAEGRHYIVMEYVPGRTLKERIKEEGPVPAAEALHITRQIAGALAQAHANNLVHCDIKPHNILVMPDGNVKVADFGIARAVTESTMTYNDNIMGSVHYFSPEQARGTIITPKSDVYSLGVVLYEMLTGRIPFDGNTAVSIARKHLEEEPQPVRSLVPNIPPVVEALVTRMMAKDPALRPDSRMLVQDIMRTEQMMRGDTAAMPAFDPDATRVLTPVEAQEISAVVEAEEETAMEETEEKSFFRTKKFKFGLVLILLLGFFTGFFLSFGKFWSSVEITVPDVTGKQLTLARQILEDQHLRVTVAETYDASVPVGVVVSQSPEAGATVKEERTITIYVSKGGEELEMPNLRGLKQSDAIDKLQQMGLRLGSAYETFSDEDSGTVISQDPRSGTRISKGQSVDITVSKGQKVKKISVPDVKGVPSDRARTMIEGSGLKVGSISEEASTQAAGTVVSQSPSAGSEADSGSTVRLVVSSGKKTSGSKEDAKGGDSKKNDKDPAGRRIQTEKTE; translated from the coding sequence ATGGTCGAGCGTGTCTTGGATGGACGCTACGCGCTGGAAATGCTGGTAGGCAGCGGCGGAATGGCAGATGTCTATCGGGCAAAGGATCAGCTCTTGGAGCGCACCGTCGCCGTCAAGATTCTCCACCAGCAGTACGAGAATGACACGGAGTTCATCGCGCGTTTTCAGCGCGAGGCAAAGGCGGCAGCGCGCATTACGCATCCAAACATCGTCAACGTATTCGATGTCGGTGTCGCCGAGGGGCGGCACTACATCGTCATGGAATACGTTCCGGGGCGTACGCTGAAGGAGCGCATCAAGGAGGAGGGACCCGTGCCCGCCGCCGAGGCGCTGCATATCACGCGTCAGATCGCAGGGGCGCTCGCACAGGCGCATGCAAACAACCTCGTGCACTGTGACATCAAGCCGCACAACATCCTTGTCATGCCTGACGGCAACGTCAAGGTCGCGGATTTCGGCATCGCGCGCGCGGTTACAGAGTCCACGATGACCTACAATGACAACATCATGGGCTCGGTGCATTACTTCTCACCCGAGCAGGCGCGCGGAACGATCATCACACCGAAGTCGGATGTCTATTCCCTCGGCGTCGTCCTCTACGAGATGCTGACGGGACGAATTCCTTTCGATGGAAATACGGCAGTAAGCATTGCCCGCAAACATCTCGAGGAGGAGCCGCAGCCCGTGCGCTCCCTCGTGCCGAACATTCCGCCCGTGGTTGAGGCTCTCGTCACGCGTATGATGGCAAAGGACCCGGCTCTGCGCCCGGACAGCCGTATGCTCGTGCAGGACATCATGCGCACGGAGCAGATGATGCGCGGCGACACGGCGGCAATGCCGGCATTCGATCCCGATGCGACGCGCGTCCTCACGCCTGTGGAGGCACAGGAGATCAGCGCCGTTGTGGAGGCGGAGGAAGAGACGGCAATGGAGGAGACAGAGGAGAAGTCCTTCTTCCGCACGAAGAAATTCAAATTTGGTCTTGTCCTCATCCTACTGCTCGGCTTCTTCACAGGATTTTTCCTGAGCTTTGGAAAGTTCTGGAGCTCTGTGGAAATCACAGTGCCCGATGTGACGGGCAAGCAGCTTACGCTCGCACGGCAGATTCTCGAGGATCAGCATCTGCGCGTCACGGTCGCCGAGACCTATGATGCCTCCGTACCCGTGGGCGTCGTCGTGTCGCAGAGCCCCGAGGCAGGTGCAACGGTCAAGGAGGAGCGTACGATCACCATCTATGTCAGTAAGGGCGGCGAGGAACTCGAGATGCCAAACCTGCGCGGACTGAAACAGTCGGATGCGATCGACAAACTCCAGCAGATGGGGCTGCGCCTCGGTTCTGCCTACGAGACGTTCTCCGATGAGGACAGCGGCACGGTCATCTCGCAGGATCCACGCAGCGGGACGCGGATCAGCAAGGGGCAATCCGTGGACATCACCGTCAGTAAGGGGCAGAAGGTCAAGAAGATCAGCGTTCCCGATGTGAAGGGCGTTCCCTCGGATCGTGCGCGCACGATGATTGAGGGCAGCGGTCTGAAGGTTGGTAGTATCTCGGAGGAGGCGAGCACACAGGCGGCGGGCACTGTCGTCAGCCAGTCGCCCTCTGCAGGCAGTGAGGCGGACAGCGGCAGTACCGTACGTCTCGTGGTCTCGAGCGGCAAGAAAACCTCCGGTTCCAAGGAAGATGCGAAGGGCGGCGACAGCAAGAAAAACGACAAGGATCCCGCCGGACGCCGCATCCAGACGGAAAAAACGGAGTAG
- a CDS encoding ABC transporter ATP-binding protein/permease: protein MTRYNRAFFRDVWSLMRGFWRMRTRWTMFLLAAVILGLQAYYVSVMVDYNAWQKMFYDTIQEMDSDSFFFYLKYWPMYMVAFIAMEVGRNYLMQYLEIKWRTWLVDDFVRRWLSGRTYYLMQIDEELSVDGKSAVDNPDQRITDDVRLFVSYFLNLTLGIFNAAMRISSFGAVLWGLSGILDIPLFGENFALPGYMVWLAILYALLGTGATLWAGRPIVRLSNRQQEYEADLRFGLARLREHFESIAFYGGEERESAGALGRFNDVRRNFFSLMLRRVQLTWVTELHWRIGFLFPYMVAVPRIFAGEMQFGGLMQTAVAFQQVVNSLSFLVLRYYSPTEASIAQFQTVVHRLTDFRNHMEQVERTMSASNVRRTEAGESLSVKELTVCQPDGRVLTKDLSFDLTRGEHLFIEGPSGIGKSTLLRAIAGIWPYGSGSITMPQGAEMLFLPQKSYLPMGTLRAALLYPAAEDAAHTAEIETALEKANLASFIPRLDQEENWAQVLSLGEQQRLAFAKALLLKPKWIFLDEATSALDEENEDRMYRLLWTDCADAAVVSIAHRRRVGAYHERKLLLTAGGAWHAT from the coding sequence TTGACACGATATAACCGCGCCTTTTTCCGCGATGTATGGAGTCTCATGCGCGGCTTTTGGCGTATGCGTACGCGATGGACGATGTTCTTGCTCGCCGCCGTGATTCTCGGTCTGCAGGCGTACTATGTTTCCGTCATGGTGGACTACAATGCATGGCAGAAGATGTTCTACGATACCATTCAGGAGATGGATTCGGACAGCTTCTTTTTCTATCTGAAATACTGGCCGATGTATATGGTTGCCTTCATCGCGATGGAGGTCGGGCGCAACTATCTCATGCAATACCTTGAGATCAAATGGCGCACGTGGCTCGTTGATGACTTCGTCCGCCGCTGGCTTTCGGGGCGGACATACTACCTCATGCAGATTGATGAGGAACTCAGCGTGGATGGAAAGAGCGCTGTCGATAACCCCGACCAGCGCATTACAGATGACGTGCGTCTCTTCGTCTCGTACTTTCTCAATTTGACGCTCGGGATCTTCAATGCCGCAATGCGCATCTCGTCCTTCGGGGCAGTTCTTTGGGGACTGTCGGGTATTCTGGATATTCCTCTTTTCGGCGAGAATTTTGCCCTGCCCGGCTATATGGTGTGGCTTGCGATTCTTTATGCGCTGCTTGGCACAGGGGCAACGCTCTGGGCGGGGCGTCCAATCGTGCGCCTGAGTAACCGCCAGCAGGAGTATGAGGCAGATCTGCGCTTTGGGCTTGCACGTCTGCGTGAGCATTTCGAGAGCATAGCGTTCTACGGCGGAGAGGAGCGCGAGAGCGCAGGGGCGCTTGGGCGATTCAATGACGTGCGGCGGAATTTTTTCAGCCTCATGCTGCGGCGCGTACAACTCACGTGGGTCACGGAGCTGCACTGGCGCATCGGTTTCCTCTTTCCGTATATGGTTGCTGTGCCGCGCATCTTCGCTGGGGAGATGCAGTTCGGCGGACTGATGCAGACGGCGGTTGCATTTCAGCAGGTCGTCAACTCTCTGTCCTTCCTCGTCCTGCGCTACTACTCGCCAACGGAGGCGTCGATTGCACAGTTTCAGACGGTCGTGCACCGTCTTACGGACTTCCGCAATCACATGGAGCAGGTCGAGCGCACGATGTCTGCCTCCAATGTGCGCCGCACAGAGGCAGGAGAGAGCCTTTCGGTCAAGGAGCTTACCGTCTGTCAGCCGGATGGGCGCGTGCTGACAAAGGATCTTTCCTTTGATCTCACGCGCGGGGAGCACCTCTTCATCGAGGGACCCTCGGGCATTGGCAAGAGTACTCTCCTGCGCGCGATTGCGGGAATCTGGCCGTATGGATCTGGCAGCATTACCATGCCGCAGGGAGCGGAGATGCTCTTCTTGCCGCAGAAATCCTATCTGCCAATGGGGACGCTGCGTGCGGCACTTCTCTATCCCGCAGCGGAGGATGCGGCGCATACGGCAGAGATTGAGACTGCTCTCGAAAAGGCGAATTTGGCGTCATTTATCCCGCGTCTCGATCAGGAGGAGAACTGGGCGCAGGTACTCTCGCTCGGCGAGCAGCAGAGACTTGCATTTGCAAAGGCGCTGTTGCTGAAGCCAAAATGGATCTTTCTCGATGAGGCGACCTCGGCGCTTGACGAGGAGAACGAGGATCGCATGTATCGGCTCCTCTGGACGGATTGTGCGGACGCTGCTGTTGTCAGCATCGCACACAGGCGTCGTGTGGGTGCCTACCACGAGCGCAAACTTCTGCTCACGGCAGGAGGCGCATGGCACGCAACATAG
- the rpe gene encoding ribulose-phosphate 3-epimerase, whose product MAHEHDHEEEMLEEEHIHIERPTIVAPSILSADFANLGADVRRVEEAGAEYIHIDVMDGTFVPNITLGPCVVESLRKVSKAVFDVHLMVEHPETHIEPFAKAGADIITFHVEATRHAHRVIQQIKAAGCKAGIALNPGTSIYTLEELIDDVDMVLLMTVNPGFGGQKFIENTLGKIHALYHTVMDNELDVDIEVDGGINAETAESVRSAGANVLVAGSYIYGAKDIAAAVRSLRG is encoded by the coding sequence ATGGCACACGAACATGATCACGAAGAAGAAATGCTCGAAGAGGAGCACATCCACATCGAGCGTCCCACGATCGTCGCACCGTCCATCCTTTCGGCGGACTTTGCAAATCTCGGGGCGGATGTCCGCCGCGTGGAGGAGGCAGGTGCGGAGTACATCCACATTGACGTGATGGACGGGACGTTCGTGCCGAACATCACCCTCGGTCCCTGCGTCGTGGAGAGCCTGCGCAAGGTATCCAAGGCGGTCTTTGACGTGCACCTCATGGTCGAGCATCCCGAGACCCATATCGAGCCGTTCGCAAAGGCGGGCGCGGACATCATCACATTCCACGTCGAGGCGACGCGCCACGCACACCGCGTGATTCAGCAGATCAAGGCGGCGGGCTGCAAGGCGGGCATAGCCCTTAACCCCGGCACGTCGATCTACACCCTTGAGGAGCTGATCGACGATGTGGACATGGTGCTCCTCATGACGGTCAACCCCGGCTTTGGCGGGCAGAAATTCATCGAAAATACGCTCGGCAAGATTCACGCGCTCTATCATACGGTCATGGATAACGAGCTGGATGTCGACATCGAGGTGGACGGCGGCATCAATGCAGAGACGGCAGAGTCTGTGCGCTCAGCGGGGGCAAATGTGCTCGTCGCAGGTTCCTATATCTATGGTGCAAAGGACATTGCCGCAGCAGTTCGCTCGCTGCGCGGATGA